A single Altererythrobacter sp. BO-6 DNA region contains:
- a CDS encoding GntR family transcriptional regulator: MSRASDHAYDKIRAHLLSGAVKPGEQLTEDQLAQVTGVSRTPVREAVRRLEGEMLLVRSESKRIFVADWSRDDIDEMFTLRQMLEGHAAERAARRLKRDEIDRLEAVNRELHDAVDHDPPDVARFLDANRTFHEIITEAAHSPRLGQVLAMLVEAPVVLRTARSYSVEDLKQSARDHDELIAAFRAHDPDWARAVMGSHLRRAFHTFAGSAE; encoded by the coding sequence ATGAGCCGCGCGTCCGACCATGCCTATGACAAGATCCGTGCGCATCTGCTGAGCGGCGCGGTCAAACCGGGCGAACAGCTGACAGAAGACCAGCTGGCGCAGGTGACCGGTGTCAGCCGCACCCCAGTGCGCGAGGCAGTGCGGCGCCTCGAGGGCGAAATGCTGCTGGTGCGCAGCGAATCCAAGCGCATATTCGTGGCCGACTGGAGCCGCGACGACATCGACGAGATGTTCACCCTGCGCCAGATGCTGGAAGGCCACGCCGCCGAACGCGCAGCGCGGCGCCTCAAACGCGACGAGATCGACCGCCTCGAAGCGGTCAATCGCGAGCTGCACGATGCGGTCGATCATGATCCGCCCGATGTCGCCCGCTTCCTCGATGCCAACCGCACCTTTCACGAAATCATCACCGAGGCAGCGCATTCGCCGCGGCTGGGCCAGGTGCTGGCGATGCTGGTGGAGGCGCCGGTGGTGCTGCGCACCGCGCGCAGCTATTCGGTCGAGGACCTCAAGCAGTCGGCGCGCGACCATGACGAGCTGATCGCCGCGTTCCGCGCGCATGACCCGGACTGGGCGCGGGCGGTAATGGGCAGCCATTTGCGCCGCGCGTTCCACACCTTTGCCGGATCGGCGGAGTAG
- a CDS encoding aspartate/glutamate racemase family protein: MNRIKVIVPIPMDEAGVANRAEQLPEHFVRPGFKPEFEAVRWGAALGDSYHDTLLMDWTVFQAGITAEEEGYAGVLIDTVSDSGMRALRSALSIPVVGPGEASFAMAMMLGKKFTVLTMWPEWFPLYEKTLTEYGWWDRVASLRSIDTRPDVTELLEGKEEVVFGKLKAEAEKAMEEDGADVIVLGSTTMHQSAAYLDSQLPIPVLNPGQVAYKLLETQIELGLTHSKKAFPAPEVPKHADIRKGWY; encoded by the coding sequence ATGAACCGTATCAAGGTCATCGTGCCGATCCCGATGGATGAGGCTGGCGTTGCCAACCGGGCCGAGCAATTGCCGGAGCATTTCGTGCGCCCCGGTTTCAAGCCCGAATTCGAAGCGGTACGCTGGGGCGCGGCGCTGGGTGACAGCTATCACGATACGCTGCTGATGGACTGGACCGTGTTCCAGGCCGGGATCACCGCCGAGGAAGAAGGCTATGCCGGCGTGCTGATCGACACGGTCAGCGACAGCGGCATGCGTGCCTTGCGCAGCGCGCTCAGCATACCGGTGGTCGGCCCGGGAGAGGCCAGCTTCGCGATGGCGATGATGCTGGGCAAGAAATTCACTGTGCTGACCATGTGGCCCGAGTGGTTCCCGCTCTATGAAAAGACGCTGACCGAATATGGCTGGTGGGATCGGGTCGCCTCGCTGCGGTCGATCGACACGCGGCCCGATGTCACCGAGTTGCTGGAAGGCAAGGAAGAGGTGGTATTCGGCAAGCTCAAGGCCGAAGCGGAAAAGGCGATGGAGGAAGACGGGGCCGATGTCATCGTGCTCGGCTCCACCACCATGCACCAGAGCGCCGCCTATCTCGACAGCCAGCTGCCGATCCCGGTGCTGAACCCGGGGCAGGTTGCCTACAAGCTGCTCGAAACGCAGATCGAGCTGGGCCTGACCCATTCGAAGAAGGCCTTTCCCGCACCCGAAGTGCCCAAGCACGCAGACATCCGAAAGGGGTGGTATTGA
- a CDS encoding hydantoinase/oxoprolinase family protein, producing MTYRLGVDVGGTFTDLLLFDETSGKFWRHKTPSTPHDSSEGILNGVKAITAEAGVSASDISYFLHGTTVATNAVLEGKGAKVGLVTTEGYRDIMQIARSFVPGGLAAWIVWPKPTPLAHLEDTVDVPGRMGADGKEVRPLDEDAVRAALRKLKANGIEALTVSLINAYVNGAHEKRIGEIAAEELPGIPVSLSHEVLPEMQEYERTLSTVANAAVRPVVSKYVSNLRTKLEDEGLQGKLSLLRSDGGLMSSQKAEEHPVNILMSGPAGGVTGALWVAKNAGFENILTLDVGGTSTDVALIEGLEARRVRTTEVGHLSVRASALDVKTVGAGGGSIAHVPELTKALRVGPESAGAVPGPVAYGKGGALPTVTDANVVLGYLPENLLGGSFKLDREGAKKAVQTVADALGVGLMEAARGIIDIVNENMFGALRMISVQQGYDPRDFALMGFGGAGPLHVNAVARLMGSWPAISPVSPGVLCALGDATTRMRTETARSFSRLAKDTTIADLEAVLDEMAAQTRGELLADGVPEDQITTQFEVDIRYAGQAFEVPLTIDKQVLEADGIAGILARFDEEHLRLFTFNMDTPHEIVNLRAVALGQAPDLPAAELPKGDGDPSAAKIRDHTLWMDGKEQAAVIYDRSRLRQGDVIPGPAIITEMDSTTLVESGCVATVDKVGNILINPQETKSAEG from the coding sequence ATGACTTACAGGCTGGGCGTCGATGTGGGGGGAACCTTCACCGATCTGCTGCTGTTCGACGAGACGAGCGGGAAATTCTGGCGCCACAAGACGCCGTCGACCCCGCATGACAGCTCCGAGGGCATCCTCAACGGGGTGAAGGCGATCACCGCCGAAGCCGGAGTGTCCGCCAGTGACATCTCCTATTTCCTCCACGGCACGACCGTCGCGACCAATGCGGTGCTGGAAGGCAAGGGCGCCAAGGTCGGCCTCGTCACCACCGAGGGCTATCGCGATATCATGCAGATCGCGCGCAGCTTCGTGCCGGGCGGCCTTGCGGCATGGATCGTGTGGCCCAAGCCGACGCCGCTGGCACATCTGGAGGACACGGTAGACGTGCCCGGCCGTATGGGCGCCGATGGCAAGGAAGTGCGCCCGCTGGACGAAGATGCCGTGCGCGCCGCGCTGCGCAAGCTCAAGGCTAACGGCATCGAAGCGCTGACCGTCAGCCTGATAAACGCTTACGTCAACGGCGCGCATGAGAAGCGCATCGGCGAAATCGCAGCCGAGGAGCTGCCCGGTATCCCCGTCTCGCTCAGCCATGAAGTGCTGCCCGAAATGCAGGAATACGAGCGCACGCTCTCGACCGTCGCCAATGCGGCGGTGCGCCCGGTGGTGAGCAAATATGTCTCCAACCTGCGCACCAAGCTGGAAGACGAGGGGCTGCAGGGCAAACTCTCGCTGCTGCGCTCGGACGGCGGGTTGATGAGCAGCCAGAAGGCCGAGGAGCATCCGGTCAACATCCTGATGTCCGGCCCCGCCGGCGGGGTTACCGGCGCGCTGTGGGTGGCGAAGAACGCCGGTTTCGAGAATATCCTGACGCTCGACGTGGGCGGCACCTCGACCGACGTGGCGCTGATCGAAGGGCTGGAGGCGCGCCGCGTACGCACCACCGAAGTCGGGCACCTTTCGGTGCGTGCCTCGGCGCTCGACGTGAAGACTGTGGGCGCGGGCGGCGGCTCGATCGCCCACGTTCCGGAACTGACCAAGGCGCTGCGCGTCGGGCCCGAAAGCGCGGGCGCGGTGCCCGGCCCCGTCGCCTATGGCAAGGGCGGCGCGCTGCCGACTGTGACCGACGCCAATGTCGTGCTCGGCTACCTCCCCGAAAACCTCCTGGGCGGCAGCTTCAAGCTCGACCGCGAAGGCGCCAAGAAGGCGGTGCAAACCGTGGCTGACGCGCTGGGCGTGGGGCTGATGGAGGCCGCGCGCGGGATCATCGATATCGTCAATGAGAACATGTTCGGCGCGCTGCGCATGATCAGCGTGCAGCAGGGCTATGACCCGCGCGACTTCGCGCTAATGGGCTTCGGCGGGGCGGGCCCGCTGCATGTCAACGCCGTCGCGCGGCTGATGGGCAGCTGGCCCGCGATCTCGCCCGTCTCCCCCGGCGTGCTGTGCGCGCTGGGCGATGCGACGACGCGGATGCGCACCGAAACCGCGCGCAGCTTCTCGCGCCTGGCGAAAGACACCACCATCGCTGACCTCGAAGCCGTGCTGGACGAGATGGCAGCGCAGACCCGCGGCGAGCTGCTCGCCGATGGCGTGCCGGAAGACCAGATCACCACGCAGTTCGAAGTCGATATCCGCTATGCCGGGCAGGCCTTCGAAGTGCCGCTGACGATCGACAAGCAAGTGCTGGAGGCGGACGGGATCGCAGGCATACTGGCGCGCTTCGACGAGGAGCACCTGCGGCTCTTCACCTTCAACATGGACACCCCGCACGAAATCGTGAACCTGCGCGCGGTGGCGCTGGGCCAGGCACCCGACTTGCCCGCCGCCGAATTGCCCAAGGGTGATGGCGATCCTTCCGCCGCCAAGATCCGCGACCACACGCTGTGGATGGACGGCAAGGAACAAGCCGCAGTGATCTATGACCGAAGCCGCTTGCGCCAGGGTGACGTGATCCCCGGCCCGGCGATCATCACCGAAATGGATTCGACCACGCTGGTCGAGAGCGGCTGCGTGGCCACGGTCGACAAGGTCGGCAATATTCTCATCAACCCCCAAGAAACCAAGAGCGCGGAGGGCTAA
- a CDS encoding SgcJ/EcaC family oxidoreductase, with product MSDWSEGGFGQAPLPYPFYIDIVTKRYFDGVDNKNLDKVLNCFTPDAVLTEVTSNTVHEGREAIRAMFVKLFADFEQIWHGNFVHTADPETNAICSQFTVLITPQWQRSAAL from the coding sequence ATGAGCGATTGGAGCGAAGGCGGATTCGGACAGGCGCCGCTGCCCTATCCCTTTTACATCGACATTGTGACCAAGCGCTATTTCGACGGGGTCGACAACAAGAACCTCGACAAGGTGCTCAACTGCTTCACGCCCGATGCGGTGCTGACCGAAGTCACCAGCAATACGGTGCATGAAGGGCGCGAGGCGATCCGGGCGATGTTCGTCAAGCTGTTCGCCGATTTCGAGCAGATCTGGCACGGCAATTTCGTCCACACCGCCGATCCGGAAACGAACGCGATCTGCAGCCAGTTCACCGTGCTGATCACCCCCCAATGGCAGCGATCAGCTGCGCTATGA
- a CDS encoding hydroxymethylglutaryl-CoA lyase, giving the protein MAAESIELVEVGPRDGLQNEPDIISTEVKLALIDRMLDYGARRLEVASFVHPQRVPQMADAEAVIAGLPDRADATYIGLTLNKRGVLRGVATRDGGKRGIDQVGCVLVASDTFGQKNQGQTIAEGIAENRDMIRFAKAEGMRAQITISAAFGCPFEGTVKPETVLAIAEEMAAEEPEEIALADTIGVGTPAQVSELFAKLGELLEGRIPMRAHFHNTRGTGIANAWAAYQAGVRIFDASLGGLGGCPFAPKATGNIATEDLIYMMERSGIDSGVDLDAAIATNRWFAERLGRELPSMVARAA; this is encoded by the coding sequence ATGGCTGCCGAAAGCATCGAACTGGTAGAAGTCGGCCCGCGCGACGGGCTGCAGAACGAGCCCGACATCATCTCGACCGAGGTGAAGCTGGCGCTGATCGACCGCATGCTCGATTACGGCGCGCGGCGGCTGGAAGTGGCGAGCTTCGTCCACCCGCAGCGGGTGCCGCAAATGGCCGATGCCGAAGCCGTCATCGCCGGCCTGCCCGACCGTGCCGACGCGACCTATATCGGGCTGACGCTCAACAAGCGCGGCGTGCTGCGCGGTGTCGCCACACGCGACGGCGGGAAACGCGGGATCGACCAGGTCGGCTGTGTACTCGTCGCCAGCGATACCTTCGGCCAAAAGAACCAGGGCCAGACCATCGCCGAAGGCATCGCCGAAAATCGTGACATGATCCGCTTTGCCAAGGCCGAGGGGATGCGCGCGCAGATCACCATCAGCGCCGCTTTCGGTTGCCCTTTCGAAGGCACGGTGAAGCCCGAAACCGTGCTCGCCATCGCCGAGGAAATGGCGGCGGAAGAGCCCGAAGAGATCGCGCTGGCGGACACGATCGGCGTCGGCACCCCGGCGCAGGTGAGCGAGCTGTTCGCAAAGCTCGGCGAACTGCTCGAAGGGCGGATACCGATGCGGGCGCATTTTCATAATACGCGCGGCACCGGCATCGCCAATGCCTGGGCGGCGTATCAGGCTGGTGTGCGGATCTTCGATGCCTCGCTCGGCGGGCTCGGCGGTTGCCCCTTCGCCCCCAAGGCGACCGGAAATATCGCGACCGAGGACCTTATCTACATGATGGAGCGTTCAGGCATCGACAGCGGCGTCGATCTGGATGCCGCCATCGCCACCAACCGCTGGTTCGCTGAAAGGCTGGGCCGCGAATTGCCATCGATGGTCGCGCGCGCGGCCTGA
- a CDS encoding CoA transferase: MAQGALDGLRLIEMGQLIAGPFCGQLLADHGAEVIKIEPPKVGDAMRNWGQGIPLWFSVVARNKKSITLNLREKEGQDIVRQLAAKADFLLENFRPGTLERWNLGWEQLHAINEALIMIRVSGYGQSGPYSPRAGYGGIGEAMGGMRYIAGEPDRPPSRAGLSIGDPLAATYACLGALMALNHRHKTGKGQVVDSAIYEAVLAMMESTIPEYTVTGHIRERTGSILPKIAPSNVYPTKDGSVLVAGNQDSVWKRMAEMMGVPELGDDPRYNSHVARGQRQQELDDLIGEWTKQFTSLEVLAKCEEHGVPAGNIYRAPEMLADPHFAARDAIIELPHPKHANFKMQNVAPKLSETPGHVDWVGPELGQHNEEIYGELLGMDSAKRADLAERGII; encoded by the coding sequence ATGGCACAAGGCGCGCTCGACGGACTGCGGCTGATCGAGATGGGGCAACTGATCGCAGGGCCGTTTTGCGGGCAGTTGTTGGCCGATCACGGCGCCGAAGTGATCAAGATCGAACCGCCCAAGGTGGGCGATGCGATGCGCAATTGGGGACAGGGCATCCCGCTGTGGTTCTCCGTCGTCGCGCGCAACAAGAAGTCGATCACGCTGAACCTGCGCGAGAAGGAAGGGCAGGACATCGTCCGCCAGCTCGCCGCCAAGGCCGATTTCCTGCTGGAGAATTTCCGCCCCGGCACGCTTGAGCGCTGGAACCTGGGCTGGGAACAGCTGCATGCGATCAACGAAGCGCTGATCATGATCCGCGTCTCCGGCTATGGCCAGAGCGGGCCTTACAGCCCCCGCGCCGGCTATGGCGGGATTGGCGAGGCGATGGGCGGCATGCGCTATATCGCGGGCGAGCCGGACCGGCCGCCGAGCCGGGCAGGCCTGTCGATCGGGGATCCGCTGGCGGCGACCTATGCCTGCCTCGGCGCGCTGATGGCGCTCAACCATCGGCACAAGACCGGCAAGGGCCAGGTGGTGGATTCGGCGATCTACGAAGCAGTGCTGGCGATGATGGAATCGACCATTCCCGAATATACGGTGACAGGCCATATCCGCGAGCGGACCGGATCGATCCTGCCCAAGATCGCGCCTTCCAATGTCTATCCCACGAAGGACGGCAGTGTGCTCGTCGCGGGCAACCAGGACAGCGTGTGGAAGCGGATGGCGGAGATGATGGGCGTGCCCGAATTGGGCGACGATCCGCGCTACAACAGCCATGTCGCGCGCGGACAGCGCCAGCAGGAGCTTGACGACCTGATCGGCGAATGGACCAAGCAATTCACCAGCCTGGAAGTGCTGGCGAAATGCGAGGAACACGGCGTTCCGGCGGGCAATATCTACCGCGCGCCTGAAATGCTGGCCGATCCCCACTTCGCCGCACGCGACGCGATCATCGAGCTGCCGCACCCGAAGCATGCGAACTTCAAGATGCAGAACGTCGCGCCGAAGCTGTCCGAAACGCCGGGGCATGTCGACTGGGTCGGCCCCGAGCTGGGTCAGCACAATGAAGAGATCTACGGCGAACTGCTGGGGATGGATTCGGCGAAACGCGCTGACCTGGCAGAGCGCGGGATTATCTGA
- a CDS encoding nuclear transport factor 2 family protein, with protein MQYEPTLDRAALIDFATQKYFANVDAKNMEATLDCFHDEALFCVQTAFTRHAGKGEIRRMFEDFFGAYETIIHRDFTCTVDEANGRIAACFTAELHDADGNVTLLYNTNFWRLRPGADGPKFQEVYVYMSGANVLT; from the coding sequence ATGCAGTACGAACCCACGCTTGACCGGGCCGCCCTGATCGACTTCGCCACGCAGAAATACTTCGCCAATGTCGATGCGAAGAACATGGAGGCTACGCTCGACTGTTTCCATGATGAAGCGCTGTTCTGCGTCCAGACCGCGTTCACCCGCCATGCGGGCAAAGGCGAAATCCGCCGCATGTTCGAAGATTTCTTCGGCGCTTACGAAACCATCATCCATCGCGATTTCACTTGCACAGTGGACGAAGCGAACGGGCGCATCGCGGCCTGTTTCACTGCCGAGCTGCACGATGCCGATGGCAATGTGACCTTGCTTTACAACACCAATTTCTGGCGGCTGCGTCCGGGGGCGGACGGGCCGAAGTTCCAGGAAGTCTATGTCTATATGAGCGGCGCCAACGTCCTGACCTGA